The Geomonas ferrireducens genome includes a window with the following:
- a CDS encoding methyl-accepting chemotaxis protein, with translation MDNAEGATESQERRFGTNDTADDSSRGINDSTGAINDSSGAINDSSGAINDSSGAINDSFGAINDSSGAINDSSGAINDSSGATNDSSGAINDSSGAINDSSGAINDSSGAINDSSGAINDSSGAINDSSGATNESSGASNDSSGGTNDSSGAMKDSIGATGHSLEVTCLWTP, from the coding sequence TTGGATAATGCAGAAGGGGCGACGGAAAGTCAAGAAAGGCGATTCGGCACGAATGACACGGCAGACGACTCGTCGAGAGGGATCAATGACTCGACAGGCGCGATCAACGACTCGTCCGGTGCGATCAACGATTCGTCCGGTGCGATCAACGACTCATCAGGTGCGATCAACGACTCGTTCGGTGCGATCAACGACTCGTCAGGCGCGATCAACGACTCGTCAGGCGCGATCAACGACTCGTCAGGTGCGACCAACGACTCGTCCGGTGCGATCAACGACTCGTCAGGTGCGATCAACGACTCGTCAGGTGCGATCAACGACTCGTCAGGTGCGATCAACGACTCGTCAGGTGCGATCAACGACTCGTCAGGTGCGATCAACGACTCGTCAGGTGCGACCAATGAGTCGTCAGGTGCGAGCAACGATTCGTCCGGTGGGACCAACGACTCGTCGGGTGCGATGAAGGACTCGATCGGCGCGACTGGCCACTCGCTGGAGGTCACGTGCCTGTGGACCCCGTAG
- the rnr gene encoding ribonuclease R: MRKGKDAIMRLLGKGEPVPYRQMLKALNVSRHEREHLDDQLDYLVETGEIAKLPGRIYTMAGAGGSVRGKLSMHRDGYGFVMPEDGGDDLFVPARYLTEYMNGDIVDAQVVSTRRDGKREGRVTGIVKRGVTEIVGRFEAAGKGGRVIPDDPKLGRDLFVTPGASGGAAKARTGQVVLAQITSYPSGVRPLEGRIVEVLGEANDPEVEVLSVIKKYELPHVFDAKVMEEAEREPQEVSEEARQGRVDLRERLIVTIDGETARDFDDAVSVSREGDKIRLWVSIADVAHYVTEGSRLDTEAYLRGTSVYFPDRCIPMLPEELSNGICSLNPQVDRLTMTAEMLFDATGDRVDQKFYASVIKSSARLTYTTVKKILVDRDEETITANRHLVEDLKVMEDLSLRLNKVRAGRGSIDFDLPEPQIILDTQGETTAIVRAERNLAHRIIEEFMLAANEAVSHFLETTPVPSLYRIHENPDPVKLQDLSEFVFGFGYILKVVEEKVSPHALQKLLEEVAGKPEERLINEVLLRCMKQARYSAENLGHFGLAAASYTHFTSPIRRYPDLVVHRILKRVLSGKMNKADKDRLEARLPETALHTSKRERVAMEAEREMVDLKKMQFMRDKIGEEYDGYITGVAPFGFFVELVDLFVEGMVPVATLPQDYYVHLEKSHALVGERSRAMYRIADKIRVKVAGVNEPARQVEFALVGTLEKRPIEPIADVRNAYQRIPIKGKRPKPKRR, from the coding sequence ATGCGCAAAGGCAAGGACGCGATCATGAGGCTGCTGGGCAAGGGGGAGCCGGTGCCTTACCGGCAGATGCTCAAGGCCCTCAACGTCTCCCGTCACGAGCGGGAACACCTGGACGATCAGCTCGATTACCTGGTTGAAACAGGGGAGATCGCCAAGCTTCCGGGGCGTATTTACACCATGGCGGGAGCGGGTGGCTCGGTGCGCGGCAAACTCTCCATGCACCGCGACGGCTACGGTTTCGTGATGCCGGAGGACGGGGGCGATGACCTCTTCGTCCCGGCCCGATACCTCACCGAATATATGAACGGCGACATCGTGGACGCCCAGGTGGTTTCCACGCGTCGTGACGGGAAAAGGGAAGGGCGTGTCACCGGCATCGTGAAGCGTGGCGTCACCGAGATCGTCGGCCGCTTCGAGGCGGCCGGGAAGGGGGGACGTGTCATCCCGGACGATCCGAAGCTCGGCCGCGACCTCTTCGTGACCCCCGGGGCCTCCGGTGGGGCTGCCAAGGCGCGCACAGGGCAGGTCGTTCTTGCCCAGATCACCTCGTACCCTTCCGGGGTGCGCCCGCTTGAGGGGCGCATCGTGGAGGTGCTCGGGGAGGCGAACGACCCCGAAGTGGAAGTCCTTTCCGTCATCAAGAAGTACGAGCTTCCGCATGTCTTCGACGCGAAGGTGATGGAGGAGGCCGAGCGCGAGCCGCAGGAGGTAAGCGAGGAGGCACGGCAGGGGCGGGTGGATCTGCGCGAGCGGCTCATCGTTACCATCGACGGCGAGACGGCACGCGACTTCGACGACGCGGTCTCCGTCTCTCGCGAGGGGGACAAGATCCGCCTCTGGGTCTCCATTGCGGACGTCGCGCACTACGTCACCGAGGGTTCGCGTTTGGACACCGAGGCGTACCTGCGCGGGACGTCGGTCTACTTCCCGGACCGCTGCATACCGATGCTCCCGGAAGAACTCTCCAACGGCATCTGCTCGCTAAACCCGCAGGTGGACCGTCTGACCATGACCGCCGAGATGCTTTTCGACGCGACCGGCGACCGCGTGGACCAGAAGTTCTACGCCAGCGTCATCAAAAGCTCCGCCCGTCTCACCTATACGACGGTGAAAAAGATCCTTGTGGACCGTGACGAGGAGACCATCACCGCGAACCGGCACTTGGTCGAGGATCTCAAGGTGATGGAGGATCTTTCACTCAGGCTAAATAAGGTGCGCGCTGGACGGGGGAGCATCGATTTCGATCTGCCGGAACCCCAGATCATACTGGACACGCAGGGGGAAACCACGGCGATCGTGCGCGCCGAGAGAAACCTTGCGCACCGCATCATCGAGGAGTTCATGCTCGCCGCGAACGAGGCGGTGTCGCACTTTCTCGAAACGACGCCGGTTCCTTCGCTCTACCGGATCCACGAGAATCCCGACCCGGTCAAGCTCCAGGACCTGTCCGAGTTCGTCTTCGGTTTCGGCTACATCCTGAAAGTGGTGGAGGAGAAGGTAAGCCCCCACGCGCTGCAAAAACTCCTGGAAGAGGTGGCCGGAAAGCCGGAGGAGCGGCTCATCAACGAGGTGCTGCTGCGCTGCATGAAGCAGGCGCGCTACAGCGCCGAGAACCTGGGGCACTTCGGCCTCGCCGCCGCAAGCTACACCCACTTCACCTCCCCGATTCGCCGCTATCCCGACCTCGTGGTGCACCGCATCCTGAAGCGCGTGCTTTCCGGGAAGATGAATAAGGCGGATAAGGACCGGCTCGAGGCGCGGCTCCCCGAGACCGCGCTGCACACGAGCAAGCGCGAGCGGGTCGCCATGGAGGCGGAGCGCGAGATGGTCGATCTCAAGAAGATGCAGTTCATGCGCGACAAGATCGGCGAGGAGTACGACGGCTACATCACCGGGGTCGCCCCCTTCGGTTTCTTCGTGGAGCTCGTCGACCTCTTTGTGGAAGGGATGGTGCCGGTCGCCACTCTCCCGCAGGACTACTACGTGCACCTGGAGAAGAGCCACGCCCTGGTCGGGGAGAGAAGCCGCGCCATGTACCGCATCGCGGACAAGATCCGGGTGAAGGTGGCGGGGGTGAACGAGCCGGCGCGCCAGGTGGAATTCGCCTTGGTCGGGACCCTGGAAAAGCGACCCATCGAGCCGATCGCCGACGTCCGGAACGCCTACCAGCGCATCCCGATAAAGGGGAAGCGCCCCAAGCCGAAACGGCGCTGA
- the tatC gene encoding twin-arginine translocase subunit TatC: MEEKVLPFMEHLVELRKRLIVSVIAIVIGMGIAWNFSTDLLKFVEQPLTGHTYLTDMKKSFYEKVKKRYPEAYQQMKLGEEHQVAEKPRMLNYSAPLEPFFVQCKISMLAGFVIVLPVLFHQFWLFVAPGLTRKERRLVVPFVTTATVAFCVGAMFFLLIIWPVIINFSLSYEATGLQSWYNISAYINFCLRLILMFGLIFELPILALLLARFGIVNYRMLATRRKYALLASAIVAAFHADLVTMFVIMIPLYLMYEISIWVALVFGKKKAPQVETEAAEA, from the coding sequence ATGGAAGAAAAGGTATTGCCGTTCATGGAGCACCTGGTTGAACTCAGAAAACGGCTCATCGTCAGCGTAATTGCCATCGTCATCGGCATGGGGATCGCCTGGAACTTCTCCACCGACCTCTTGAAGTTCGTGGAACAGCCGCTCACCGGTCACACCTACCTGACCGACATGAAGAAATCCTTCTACGAGAAAGTCAAAAAGCGCTACCCCGAGGCGTACCAGCAGATGAAGCTCGGGGAGGAGCACCAGGTGGCCGAGAAGCCGCGCATGCTGAACTACAGCGCGCCGCTCGAGCCGTTCTTCGTGCAATGCAAGATCTCCATGCTGGCCGGTTTCGTCATCGTGCTGCCGGTGCTCTTTCACCAGTTCTGGCTCTTCGTAGCGCCCGGGCTAACCCGCAAGGAGCGGCGCCTGGTGGTTCCCTTCGTCACCACGGCCACCGTCGCCTTCTGCGTCGGGGCGATGTTCTTCCTGCTCATCATCTGGCCCGTCATCATAAACTTCTCCCTCTCCTACGAGGCGACCGGGCTGCAGAGCTGGTACAACATCTCGGCCTACATAAATTTCTGTCTGCGCTTGATCCTGATGTTCGGCCTCATCTTCGAGCTCCCGATCCTTGCGCTCCTTTTGGCCCGTTTCGGCATCGTCAACTACCGGATGCTCGCCACGCGCAGGAAGTACGCGCTCCTGGCTAGCGCCATCGTTGCCGCCTTCCATGCCGACCTGGTCACCATGTTCGTCATCATGATCCCGCTCTACCTCATGTACGAGATCAGCATCTGGGTTGCCCTGGTATTCGGGAAGAAGAAGGCACCCCAGGTGGAGACCGAGGCGGCGGAAGCCTGA